The sequence below is a genomic window from Bos taurus mitochondrion, complete genome.
TAGGCGTCAATATAACCTTCTTCCCACAACACTTTCTAGGACTATCTGGCATGCCTCGACGATACTCCGACTACCCAGATGCATACACAATATGAAATACTATCTCATCAATAGGCTCATTCATTTCCCTAACAGCAGTTATACTAATAGTTTTCATCATCTGAGAAGCATTTGCATCTAAACGAGAAGTCTTGACTGTAGACTTAACCACGACAAATCTAGAATGATTAAACGGATGCCCTCCACCATATCACACATTTGAAGAACCCACCTATGTTAACCTAAAATAAGAAAGGAAGGAATCGAACCCCCTACTATTGGTTTCAAGCCAACATCATAACCTCTATGTCTCTCTCAATAAACGAGGTGTTAGTAAAACATTATATAATTTTGTCAAAGTTAAGTTACAAGTGAAAGTCCTGTACACCTCATATGGCATATCCCATACAACTAGGATTCCAAGATGCAACATCACCAATCATAGAAGAACTACTTCACTTTCATGACCACACGCTAATAATTGTCTTCTTAATTAGCTCATTAGTACTTTACATTATTTCACTAATACTAACGACAAAGCTGACCCATACAAGCACGATAGATGCACAAGAAGTAGAGACAATCTGAACCATTCTGCCCGCCATCATCTTAATTCTAATTGCTCTTCCTTCTTTACGAATTCTATACATAATAGATGAAATCAATAACCCATCTCTTACAGTAAAAACCATAGGACATCAGTGATACTGAAGCTATGAGTATACAGATTATGAGGACTTAAGCTTCGACTCCTACATAATTCCAACATCAGAATTAAAGCCAGGGGAGCTACGACTATTAGAAGTCGATAATCGAGTTGTACTACCAATAGAAATAACAATCCGAATGTTAGTCTCCTCTGAAGACGTATTACACTCATGAGCTGTGCCCTCTCTAGGACTAAAAACAGACGCAATCCCAGGCCGTCTAAACCAAACAACCCTTATATCGTCCCGTCCAGGCTTATATTACGGTCAATGCTCAGAAATTTGCGGGTCAAACCACAGTTTCATGCCCATTGTCCTTGAGTTAGTCCCACTAAAGTACTTTGAAAAATGATCTGCGTCAATATTATAAAATCACTAAGAAGCTATATAGCACTAACCTTTTAAGTTAGAGATTGAGAGCCATATACTCTCCTTGGTGACATGCCGCAACTAGACACGTCAACATGACTGACAATGATCTTATCAATATTCTTGACCCTTTTTATCATCTTTCAACTAAAAGTTTCAAAACACAACTTTTATCACAATCCAGAACTGACACCAACAAAAATATTAAAACAAAACACCCCTTGAGAAACAAAATGAACGAAAATTTATTTACCTCTTTTATTACCCCTGTAATTTTAGGTCTCCCTCTCGTAACCCTTATCGTACTATTCCCAAGCCTACTATTCCCAACATCAAACCGACTAGTAAGCAATCGCTTTGTAACCCTCCAACAATGAATACTTCAACTTGTATCAAAACAAATAATGAGTATCCACAATTCTAAAGGACAAACATGAACATTAATATTAATATCTCTGATCCTATTTATTGGATCAACAAACCTACTAGGCCTATTACCCCATTCATTCACACCAACAACACAACTATCAATAAACCTAGGCATAGCCATCCCCCTGTGAGCAGGAGCCGTAATTACAGGATTCCGCAATAAAACTAAAGCATCACTTGCCCATTTCTTACCACAAGGAACACCCACTCCACTAATCCCAATACTAGTAATTATTGAAACTATCAGCCTTTTTATTCAACCTATAGCCCTCGCCGTGCGGTTAACAGCTAACATCACTGCAGGACACCTATTAATTCACCTAATCGGAGGAGCTACACTTGCACTAATAAGCATTAGCACTACAACAGCTCTAATTACATTCACCATTCTAATCCTACTAACAATTCTAGAGTTTGCAGTAGCTATAATCCAAGCCTATGTATTCACTCTCCTAGTCAGCCTATATCTGCATGACAACACATAATGACACACCAAACTCATGCTTATCATATAGTAAACCCAAGCCCTTGACCTCTTACAGGAGCTTTGTCTGCCCTCTTAATAACATCCGGCCTAACCATGTGATTTCACTTTAACTCAATGACCCTGCTAATAATTGGCCTAACAACAAATATACTAACAATATACCAATGATGACGAGATGTTATCCGAGAAAGCACCTTCCAAGGGCACCATACCCCAGCTGTCCAAAAAGGCCTCCGTTATGGAATAATTCTTTTTATTATCTCCGAAGTACTATTCTTTACCGGATTTTTCTGAGCTTTCTACCACTCAAGCCTCGCCCCCACCCCTGAACTAGGCGGC
It includes:
- the ATP8 gene encoding ATP synthase F0 subunit 8, with translation MPQLDTSTWLTMILSMFLTLFIIFQLKVSKHNFYHNPELTPTKMLKQNTPWETKWTKIYLPLLLPL
- the ATP6 gene encoding ATP synthase F0 subunit 6; translated protein: MNENLFTSFITPVILGLPLVTLIVLFPSLLFPTSNRLVSNRFVTLQQWMLQLVSKQMMSIHNSKGQTWTLMLMSLILFIGSTNLLGLLPHSFTPTTQLSMNLGMAIPLWAGAVITGFRNKTKASLAHFLPQGTPTPLIPMLVIIETISLFIQPMALAVRLTANITAGHLLIHLIGGATLALMSISTTTALITFTILILLTILEFAVAMIQAYVFTLLVSLYLHDNT
- the COX2 gene encoding cytochrome c oxidase subunit II, with amino-acid sequence MAYPMQLGFQDATSPIMEELLHFHDHTLMIVFLISSLVLYIISLMLTTKLTHTSTMDAQEVETIWTILPAIILILIALPSLRILYMMDEINNPSLTVKTMGHQWYWSYEYTDYEDLSFDSYMIPTSELKPGELRLLEVDNRVVLPMEMTIRMLVSSEDVLHSWAVPSLGLKTDAIPGRLNQTTLMSSRPGLYYGQCSEICGSNHSFMPIVLELVPLKYFEKWSASML